The Streptobacillus canis DNA window TTATTCATTACTTCCTCCTATAAATACATTGCCGTTAATTTTAATATTTCTTCTTGAGTAGTTTCTTTAGTATTTACTATTCCTGCAACTCTTCCATTACTCATTACTACTATTCTATCTGTAATTCCTAATAACTCAGGCATTTCAGATGAAATCATAATTATACCTTTATCTTTTTCAGCAAGATCTATCATTAATTGATAAATTTCAAATTTAGCCCCAACATCTATTCCACGTGTAGGTTCATCCATCATAAGTATTTCTGGGTTAGTTAATAACCATCTACCTATGATAACTTTTTGTTGGTTACCTCCTGAAAGGTTTCCAATACTTTGGAATTGAGAAGGTGTTTTAACCTTCATTGAATCAATAACCCATTTAGTATCATCTGCAACTTTATTGTCATTTATCAATCCAAATTTTGAATAATTCTTAACATTAGAAATTATTGAATTAAATCTAATATCTAACATAGAGAATATACCTGTAGCACGTCTTTCTTCTGTTATAAGTGCTAGTCCATTATCTGTTGCTTCTTTAGGAGAACGTATTTTCTTAATTTTATCATGTATCTTAATGTCACCTAAATAATCTCCACGCATACCAAATATTGTTTCAACTATTTCTGTTCTCTTAGATCCAACAAGTCCTGCTATACCTAAAATTTCTCCTTTATGTAATTCAAAACTTACATCTCTTAAATCTTTGTTAGTTAATCCTTCAACTGACATAATTACATCTTTTGGTTTACTTGTTTTAGCAGGGAATCTATTACTTAAATCCCTTCCAACCATTAGATTAATAATTTGGTCTGTAGTTAAGTCTTTAACACTTTGTGTTGTAACCCATTG harbors:
- the mglA gene encoding galactose/methyl galactoside ABC transporter ATP-binding protein MglA yields the protein MSENLNFEYVLEMNGISKEFPGVKALDKVNLRIRPNSVHALMGENGAGKSTLMKCLFGIYKKDEGEIKLEGQPINFINSKDALERGVSMVHQELNQVLQRNVMDNIWLGRYPVKYGMVDEKKMYEDTLKIFKNLDINIDPRAKVSTLSVSQMQMLEIAKAVSYNSKVLILDEPTSSLTENEVHHLFRIVKKLQGSGIGIVYISHKMEEIKEICDEITILRDGQWVTTQSVKDLTTDQIINLMVGRDLSNRFPAKTSKPKDVIMSVEGLTNKDLRDVSFELHKGEILGIAGLVGSKRTEIVETIFGMRGDYLGDIKIHDKIKKIRSPKEATDNGLALITEERRATGIFSMLDIRFNSIISNVKNYSKFGLINDNKVADDTKWVIDSMKVKTPSQFQSIGNLSGGNQQKVIIGRWLLTNPEILMMDEPTRGIDVGAKFEIYQLMIDLAEKDKGIIMISSEMPELLGITDRIVVMSNGRVAGIVNTKETTQEEILKLTAMYL